The DNA window CTCCAAAAGGTCAGTATCCACGTGGACTCGTAAGTGAGGACTGATATGACACAGTGTGGGGGCGAGGAGGGCAGTTCCACTTTCTCTGCCTGTGCACCTGGGGCTGCACTTCCCTAGCTGCTCCCGCTTGGCATGGCCAGGCCCACGTGGTGCGAGAGCagggaaaagaggaggaagatgggCGATTGGCTGGGAAGCACATCCAACGTCAATATCAGAGCGTTTCAGGCCATGGATTTTACTGGGGGACGTCCAGGGCGTGTTAATAAACAGGATGATGGACAATGCTGGAAAGAAGGAGTGAGCCTGAGAATAGCGaagggtttttctttctttttaagtttgCTTCAGATGGTGGATTTCAAAGCCCTTCGTCCTCAGGCGCTCCACAACCGCTCCAGCTCTTCCCGGTCTCCTGCTAAACTTCTTCAGCCTGGACCCATGCACCGCCACTGCTGGCGTTCCCAGCACACGGTATACTCCATTGTTTCCTGACAATCCAGTTGATTCGGCCAGGCTGGTTGCTCAGCTGTTTCACAAACATACAGGGCTCATGACTCAGGACTGCTCTTCAGCCTGAGACGAGCTGGTCACCTGAAGGAGATGGCGGTTCTCTGTCAATCATTGGCCCATAGCCTCACCATTCTCCAAGAACCCTGATCAgagcctcctcctccaggaagtctttccTAACTGTGCCAGCCTCCACCTTTCCTCTGGCATTTGGATTTCTGATGATTAGGATGCCTCTGCCACAGCAGATTCATGCTTGTGACCTGGAATGTCTACTGGAAAGGTCTGCGGCTGTGGAGAAGCAGGTGCATTCCTCTCCAGCGccttcccaggctggagcagctTGTTCAGTGTGTCTTGAGAACAGCACTCATAGTCAAACTTTAAATTCTACTGGAGATTCTCACATGCCCACAGGGGTGATCATCACTGACATATATTGTGAACGATTTAAAGCCCGGGACTATGAATTATACATTTTCTATGCGCTTTCACACTTCTATAGATTTTGTTCAGTAAAATcttgttgaatgtttttaaattttgcgTAAAGATTTTTGTGCAGATCAAAACTTGTGGATTTCTGAGAGCACCTTATTTAACCAATAGATCAAGGGTTGGCAAATTATAGCCTCTAGCCAACGGACCCCGGCGAGGCCTGTTCAGTTATGTAATTGTAGATGCTTTCAAGCTCCAAAGGCAGATTTGAGGagctgtgacagagaccatatggcctgaaaagccctaaaatatttactatctggccctttacagaaagagGTTGCTGATGCCTattctcaatgaatatttgtatgTAAAATAGTGTGCTGTGCACTCTGTTCACACGAGATGGAATGCTGGTAACTTAACTGTCTGGCTCTCCAGGAATACCTGTGTTAACTGTAGTGCATtttgccttctttccttcttagAGTCACCTCTACTTTCCTGCTACCGCTGCCTGTGAGCTGAAGGGGCTGAACCATACACTCCTTTTTCTACAACCAGCTTGCATTTTTTCTGCCCACAATGAGCGgggtaagatttttatttttggcaaggGGTATAATTTGGGTTCACTGTGGCTACTTGAACACTACACTGCAGCTAACTCTATCTTTGTTTCCTTTCCAGGAATCAATGAATTTCAGCGATGTTTTCGACTCCAGTGAAGATTATTTTGTGTCAGTCAATACTTCATATTACTCAGTTGATTCTGAGATGTTACTGTGCTCCTTGCAGGAGGTCAGGCAGTTCTCCAGGCTATTTGTACCGATTGCCTACTCCTTGATCTGTGTCTTTGGCCTCCTGGGGAATATTCTGGTGGTGATCACCTTTGCTTTTTATAAGAAGGCCAGGTCTATGACAGACGTCTATCTCTTGAACATGGCCATTGCAGACATCCTCTTTGTTCTTACTCTCCCATTCTGGGCAGTGAGTCATGCCACCGGTGCGTGGGTTTTCAGCAATGCCACGTGCAAGTTGCTAAAAGGCATCTATGCCATCAACTTTAACTGCGGGATGCTGCTCCTGACTTGCATTAGCATGGACCGGTACATCGCCATTGTACAGGCGACTAAGTCATTCCGGCTCCGATCCAGAACACTACCGCGCAGCAAAATCATCTGCCTTGTTGTGTGGGGGCTGTCAGTCATCATCTCCAGCTCAACTTTTGTCTTCAACCAAAAATACAACACCCAAGGCAGCGATGTCTGTGAACCCAAGTACCAGACTGTCTCGGAGCCCATCAGGTGGAAGCTGCTGATGTTGGGGCTTGAGCTACTCTTTGGTTTCTTTATCCCTTTGATGTTCATGATATTTTGTTACACGTTCATTGTCAAAACCTTGGTGCAAGCTCAGAATTCTAAAAGGCACAAAGCCATCCGTGTAATCATAGCTGTGGTGCTTGTGTTTCTGGCTTGTCAGATTCCTCATAACATGGTCCTGCTTGTGACGGCTGCAAATTTGGGTAAAATGAACCGATCCTGCCAGAGCGAAAAGCTAATTGGCTATACGAAAACTGTCACAGAAGTCCTGGCTTTCCTGCACTGCTGCCTGAACCCTGTGCTCTACGCTTTTATTGGGCAGAagttcagaaactactttctgaagATCTTGAAGGACCTGTGGTGTGTGAGAAGGAAGTACAAGTCCTCAGGCTTCTCCTGTGCCGGGAGGTACTCAGAAAACATTTCTCGGCAGACCAGTGAGACCGCAGATAACGACAATGCGTCGTCCTTCACTATGTGATAGAAAGCTGAGTCTCCCTAAGGCATGTGTGAAACATACTCATAGATGTTATGCAAAAAAAAGTCTATGGCCAGGTATGCATGGAAAATGTGGGAATTAAGCAAAATCAAGCAAGCCTCTCTCCTGCGGGACTTAACGTGCTCATGGGCTGTGTGATCTCTTCAGGGTGGGGTGGTCTCTGATAGGTAGCATtttccagcactttgcaaggaATGTTTTGTAGCTCTAGGGTATATATCCGCCTGGCATTTCACAAAACAGCCTTTGGGAAATGCTGAATTAAAGTGAATTGTTGacaaatgtaaacattttcagaaatattcatGAAGCGGTCACAGATCACAGTGTCTTTTGGTTACAGCACAAAATGATGGCAGTGGTTtgaaaaactaaaacagaaaaaaaaatggaagccaACACATCACTCATTTTAGgcaaatgtttaaacatttttatctaTCAGAATGTTTATTGTTGCTGGTTATAAGCAGCAGGATTGGCCGGCTAGTGTTTCCTCTCATTTCCCTTTGATACAGTCAACAAGCCTGACCCTGTAAAATGGAGGTGGAAAGACAAGCTCAAGTGTTCACAACCTGGAAGTGCTTCGGGAAGAAGGGGACAATGGCAGAACAGGTGTTGGTGACAATTGTCACCAATTGGATAAAGCAGCTCAGGTTGTAGTGGGCCATTAGGAAACTGTCGGTTTGCTTTGATTTCCCTGGGAGCTGTTCTCTGTCGTGAGTGTCTCTTGTCTAAACGTCCATTAAGCTGAGAGTGCTATGAAGACAGGATCTAGAATAATCTTGCTCACAGCTGTGCTCTGAGTGCCTAGCGGAGTTCCAGCAAACAAAATGGACTCAAGAGAGATTTGATTAATGAATCGTAATGAAGTTGGGGTTTATTGTACAGTTTAAAATGttagatgtttttaattttttaaataaatggaatactttttttttttttttaaagaaagcaactTTACTGAGACAATGTAGAAAGAAGTTTTGTTCCGTTTCTTTAATGTGGTTGAAGAGCAATGTGTGGCTGAAGACTTTTGTTATGAGGAGCTGCAGATTAGCTAGGGGACAGCTGGAATTATGCTGGCttctgataattattttaaaggggTCTGAAATTTGTGATGGAATCAGATTTTAACAGCTCTCTTCAATGACATAGAAAGTTCATGGAACTCATGTTTTTAAAGGGCTATGTAAATATATGAACATTAGAAAAATAGCAACTTGtgttacaaaaatacaaacacatgtTAGGAAGGTACTGTcatgggctaggcatggtggctcacacctgtaatcccagcattttgggaagctaagatgggtggatcacttgaggtcaggagtttgagaccagcctggccaacatggcgaaacccctctctactaaaaatacaaaaatttgccaggcgtggtggcgggtgcctgtaatcccagctacttgggaggctgaggcaagagaatcgcttgaacccaggaggcagaggttgcagtgagccgagatcgtgccattgcactccagcctgggtgacaaagcgagactccatctcaaaaaaaaaaaaaaaaaaaaaggaaagaactgtCATGTAAACATACCAACATGTTTAAACCTGACAATGGTGTTATTTGAAACTTTATATTGTTCTTGTAAGCTTTAACTATATctctctttaaaatgcaaaataatgtcTTAAGATTCaaagtctgtatttttaaagcatgGCTTTggctttgcaaaataaaaaatgtgttttgtacATGAAGTAGGAATCGTATTTCAGCTTCAAGGTTCAGATTGAGGGGCCCACTGTTTGGAGAGGATGGTATTCAGGCTTTCTCATGTCCTTCAAATCTGTTAGCGTTTGACTCTAGAAATCAAAGCAAAGGAGTGGTTACCCAGACACTTCTTTTGGTGTGATCAATGCGCTGATGTGATCTATGAAGATGATTCATGCTTGAAAACTAGCACAGAAACATCTTGCTTATTTGCCAAAGCTGGGAGATGAGCTTCTCTGCATAATTTAAATGTTCAGATAAATGAAGCTGACTTATTTAAGCAATaaccttttaaacattttagctaagatgtataaaaatgtttccaaaatataccacatactttatttcttcttaaatgtaGTACATTAGGTTACAtcatttttcttgctgtcttGGGCATCAAAACAGGTGCCATGGTAACCTGACACTCTCAGGAGACATTAAGATAGAAGGGGCTGTTCTTCAGTGGTTCCCATTGATTCTCCCCATATCTTTTTGCTCTCAGGCTCTGGCCGTCTCTTCCTGAGCCTTAACTGTGTCTGCCGTTAGTCCTCCTCTCCACTCATTGCAAACATTATTCTATATGTTTGGTGGGGACATCAGCTATCTGCGCTTGTCAGAATTGTCTATTAATAGGGGCAATGTGTTAGAACCTCCAAGTATTCAATTATTTCTGGATACGTGAGATCTTACTGTATGTAAATCTCAACATTTAGGTACTTAAGTATTACCTTGCAAACTGTACGTGATTTGCTTCTCAGGACAGACAGACTGGATTTTAAATGAGGCCAGAAAAACACAATATTTTCAAATCCTTTTAAGACTTGTGGTGATGTGTGCAAATTACAGGCATTCTGGAGATATGTGTACAGAGAATGTGGTCTCAATGAACGCAGTGTACATGCTATAGTCTGCTAGGACattagtttgctggggctgccctaacaaaatactacagactgagtggcttaaacaacacatttatttctcacatttttagAGGCTGgttaaggtgttggcagggttggtttctcctgaggcctcaaATGGCTTTTCCTCTGTGAGCTGAcgcttcttataaggacactagtcagaTTGGATTACAGCCCACCGAAAAGGCCCTTTTAACTTAATCACCGGTTTAAAATCCCAGTCTCTAAATATCACAACTTTCTGAGATACTGAGGGTTGGGACtttgacatatgaattttaaggggaCACCATCCAGCCCCTAACATCTATTTCCCTGAAGGTGGGGCATATTTTCCTATTAAAGTTAACCTGAAACATGTGAGAATTTCTTTGTACATACTTTCCGCCTTTCCAATAAGTTATGTTCCAAACATTCATTCCCATTTCGGCTTTTCAGGTGCAGACCTCACAGAGAGATGACAGAGAAGGGTTGTGGTCCCCAGTGAGACAACGCCTGCCTATCTAACCTGCACAGCCTTGAGCTCCAGCACCCACCCGTGCACAGCCTTGAGCTCCAGCACCCACCCGTGGTGCAAGTTTCAGTATCTGATCCCAGTGGTTCACCTACTGCCCTGACCTCTGCCCTGAGGTGTGGCATCTCCTCCCTTCCCAGTTCTCTGACAGGGAAGTGGGGAATTTCCCCAAGTCTGAGTGGCCTCCATATTCAAAGCAGAGACATCCCCCTCTCAGCTGTGGACCTAGGGATGGTGATCTCAGCTGTGGCAGCAGAAAGCAGCTGTGATAGCCCAGGGGAGGCCAGGCCCTATTCTGCCCCCTATTTGTATAAACAGAGCATTCAAGGCTCATGACTTCAGCGGGGCTCTCTGTTGTCTTAATCTCATTCTTGGGGCACATTCTCCTGTAGGACACAGAAGGAGGTGGCATTTTACATTTACCATTAGATGATTTGAGTCATTGCAGCCTCACAGCACAGCTGCCCTGATGCATTCTACATTctgctggctgctgtgtggagaaccTGACATGTTCATGGTCTTTGTGCTCAGGGATTTCACGGAATAAAGAGGCTGCAGCATTCGGATGAAGGCCACCCTCGCTCTGGCATGTTTGCAGAGCTTGGGGTGGTCTGCATTCTACATTCCGCTGGCTGCTCTGAGAATCTGATGCACTCAGTCTTTGTGATCTCACAGAATAAAGAGGCTGCAGCATTCGGACGAAGGCCCCTCGCTCTGGTGTGTTTGCAGAGCTCAGGGTGGTTTGCTGTGACCTGATTTCATGCTTATGACTCAGTATGCACAGCTGCAATCTTCTTCCTTGTGTTGCAT is part of the Homo sapiens chromosome 6, GRCh38.p14 Primary Assembly genome and encodes:
- the CCR6 gene encoding C-C chemokine receptor type 6, with translation MSGESMNFSDVFDSSEDYFVSVNTSYYSVDSEMLLCSLQEVRQFSRLFVPIAYSLICVFGLLGNILVVITFAFYKKARSMTDVYLLNMAIADILFVLTLPFWAVSHATGAWVFSNATCKLLKGIYAINFNCGMLLLTCISMDRYIAIVQATKSFRLRSRTLPRSKIICLVVWGLSVIISSSTFVFNQKYNTQGSDVCEPKYQTVSEPIRWKLLMLGLELLFGFFIPLMFMIFCYTFIVKTLVQAQNSKRHKAIRVIIAVVLVFLACQIPHNMVLLVTAANLGKMNRSCQSEKLIGYTKTVTEVLAFLHCCLNPVLYAFIGQKFRNYFLKILKDLWCVRRKYKSSGFSCAGRYSENISRQTSETADNDNASSFTM